A window from Alkalicoccobacillus plakortidis encodes these proteins:
- a CDS encoding response regulator transcription factor, producing the protein MPTILVADDDANIRELVCLFLRNEGFTTVEAIDGKQAMAVYASSQVDLVVLDIMMPIMDGWALCKELRKASPDLPLLMLTARGETWEKVKGFELGTDDYLTKPFDPLELMARVRALLKRYRIGVTQTIQFGDVILDRQTYKVTRGTESLTLPLKEFELLYKLAGTPGQVYTREQLIDQIWGIDYAGDDRTIDVHIKRLRERFASTPHFKIETVRGLGYRLEVNE; encoded by the coding sequence ATGCCTACTATACTGGTTGCTGACGATGACGCGAACATTCGCGAACTCGTTTGTTTATTTCTAAGAAATGAGGGCTTCACAACGGTTGAGGCAATAGATGGCAAACAAGCAATGGCCGTCTACGCTTCTTCCCAAGTGGATCTTGTTGTGCTTGATATTATGATGCCGATTATGGACGGTTGGGCATTATGCAAGGAGCTACGAAAAGCAAGTCCTGACCTTCCTTTGCTCATGCTGACTGCCAGAGGTGAAACCTGGGAGAAGGTAAAAGGTTTTGAACTTGGAACGGATGATTATTTAACAAAACCATTTGATCCGTTGGAGTTAATGGCTCGTGTTAGAGCATTATTAAAGCGTTATCGAATTGGCGTCACGCAGACGATTCAATTTGGTGACGTCATCCTTGACCGACAAACCTATAAAGTGACACGCGGTACTGAGTCTCTCACATTACCACTCAAGGAATTTGAGTTGCTCTATAAGCTCGCTGGAACTCCTGGACAAGTCTATACACGGGAGCAATTGATTGATCAAATTTGGGGAATTGATTACGCAGGTGATGATCGCACAATTGACGTGCATATTAAACGTCTCCGTGAACGATTTGCCTCTACTCCCCACTTCAAGATTGAAACGGTGCGAGGGCTTGGGTATCGACTTGAGGTGAACGAATGA
- a CDS encoding GNAT family N-acetyltransferase, with protein MKKITINADCEVVILESRHAQELFQLIDHSRMNLGEWLSFPTKTNSVEDSRMFIEKSLKRFSENNGYWACIWYKGNLAGSIGYLYVDLKAKKTEIGYWLGENYVGEGLVTLACTEFIRHAFTELGLRKVEINAAVRNTKSRAIPERLGFKQEGVIRNYEYINGVYHDRVVYGLLEEEWSKF; from the coding sequence ATGAAAAAAATAACGATCAATGCAGATTGTGAAGTAGTGATTTTAGAGTCTAGACATGCTCAAGAGTTATTTCAATTAATTGATCATAGTCGAATGAACCTTGGAGAATGGCTTTCCTTTCCTACAAAAACTAACAGTGTGGAAGACTCAAGAATGTTTATCGAGAAATCATTAAAGCGCTTCTCTGAAAACAACGGGTACTGGGCTTGTATATGGTATAAAGGAAATCTTGCAGGATCAATTGGCTATTTGTACGTAGACTTGAAAGCAAAAAAAACGGAAATCGGCTATTGGCTGGGTGAAAACTATGTGGGCGAAGGCTTAGTCACGCTAGCTTGTACCGAATTCATTAGACATGCTTTTACTGAACTTGGCCTAAGAAAAGTTGAGATAAATGCAGCAGTTAGAAATACAAAAAGCCGAGCGATCCCCGAGCGGTTAGGCTTCAAACAAGAAGGAGTAATCCGTAACTATGAATACATAAATGGCGTGTACCACGATCGAGTGGTGTATGGGTTGCTTGAGGAAGAATGGAGTAAATTTTGA
- a CDS encoding MFS transporter, with translation MHSYRVLKKEPRYRILFWSSVLNGMGSRFAQVGSFALLYLLTESSLALGSLLALRVIPTILFASLSGYLADRFHKAKLLLWIDLLRAPFALLPLWVVHTDHLWLLYLSTFVIASGEAMYRPIRFAAIPDIVQKKNLLSVNGLEQNVVGLTLVFGSLLGGIIAFVSDVTILFFIHTIFLLLAATLIARLAKIESIPKLKDNVVPVEFSLKESGFLLFKVALLRVFLMVMLLMPLANGVDNVIFNLIALDVFEKGDLGVGLIYASLGMGLILSSTIAKWIRGKYMAVGAVMIFLEGVGHLLLSQSFFFLQALLLAAAIACAVGVSNICFDTVLMKILPASKRGVLIGTLSMFENSSMGIAMVGAGFLSEWLAPLKTAFLVGITYIFFALIFIVIFKSINVRESLRKLNHLDKRTEEI, from the coding sequence ATGCATAGTTATCGAGTGTTAAAAAAAGAGCCTAGATATCGAATTTTATTCTGGAGCTCTGTTTTAAATGGAATGGGTAGTCGCTTTGCTCAAGTTGGCTCTTTCGCCCTTCTTTATCTATTAACTGAATCTAGTCTTGCACTAGGAAGTTTGCTTGCTTTACGTGTTATTCCTACCATTTTATTTGCATCACTTAGCGGTTATTTGGCCGATCGTTTTCATAAGGCAAAATTGTTACTTTGGATCGATCTATTAAGAGCACCGTTTGCCTTATTGCCATTGTGGGTTGTTCACACAGATCACTTATGGTTGTTATATCTCAGTACTTTTGTCATTGCTAGTGGGGAAGCGATGTATAGACCGATTCGTTTTGCAGCAATTCCTGACATTGTGCAGAAGAAAAACTTACTCTCTGTTAATGGATTAGAGCAAAATGTGGTCGGCTTAACCCTTGTTTTTGGCTCCCTTCTTGGAGGTATCATCGCTTTTGTATCTGATGTAACCATTTTATTTTTTATTCATACAATTTTTCTTTTATTAGCAGCAACGCTTATAGCAAGATTGGCAAAAATCGAAAGTATACCGAAACTCAAAGATAATGTTGTACCAGTAGAGTTTTCATTAAAAGAAAGCGGATTTCTTTTGTTTAAGGTGGCATTATTACGAGTATTTTTAATGGTCATGCTACTTATGCCGCTAGCAAATGGGGTCGACAATGTGATCTTTAACTTGATTGCATTAGATGTTTTTGAAAAAGGAGATCTGGGAGTTGGATTGATCTATGCTTCATTAGGAATGGGATTAATCTTAAGTTCAACGATCGCTAAATGGATTCGTGGAAAATACATGGCTGTTGGAGCAGTGATGATTTTTTTGGAGGGTGTAGGTCATCTGTTACTTAGTCAATCCTTCTTCTTTTTGCAAGCTTTACTACTTGCCGCAGCCATTGCGTGTGCAGTTGGAGTAAGTAATATCTGTTTTGATACGGTACTCATGAAAATTCTACCTGCATCTAAAAGAGGAGTACTAATTGGTACGTTATCAATGTTTGAAAATAGCTCGATGGGGATAGCGATGGTTGGAGCTGGATTTCTCTCTGAATGGCTCGCTCCGTTAAAAACCGCTTTTCTAGTTGGGATCACGTATATCTTTTTTGCATTAATCTTTATAGTAATTTTCAAGAGTATAAATGTTCGTGAATCATTACGTAAATTAAACCATTTGGACAAACGTACTGAAGAAATATAA
- a CDS encoding general stress protein encodes MKKKIEKRLCYLYSGETASIICFLIVFYFFNLTYPQFQLSILSSFIVSFFLLLFILGQGSVYWFIKWRRLKQMGTADIPNKLLLYLKITKKVNLFILMFIPVLFVIDYQVRSLDVSLIGLLISIFVYLFAVLEYINYFHVQLSYDNKSDLLWLLRTKKLKRACLSKEFERINLK; translated from the coding sequence ATGAAAAAGAAGATAGAAAAGAGACTTTGCTACTTATATTCTGGAGAGACTGCATCCATTATTTGTTTTTTGATCGTTTTTTACTTTTTTAATCTCACTTACCCGCAATTTCAATTAAGCATATTATCTTCTTTTATCGTTTCTTTTTTTCTCCTACTATTTATATTAGGACAGGGAAGTGTGTATTGGTTTATTAAATGGAGACGGTTAAAACAAATGGGAACAGCTGACATACCAAATAAGCTCCTTCTGTACCTTAAGATCACGAAGAAAGTGAACCTTTTTATTCTAATGTTCATCCCTGTGTTGTTTGTTATTGATTATCAAGTCAGGTCTTTAGATGTCTCATTGATAGGTTTGTTGATTTCCATATTTGTTTATCTATTCGCTGTATTAGAATACATAAACTACTTCCATGTTCAGCTCTCATATGATAATAAATCAGATCTATTATGGCTGCTAAGAACTAAAAAACTGAAACGAGCTTGTTTATCGAAAGAATTTGAGCGTATAAATTTGAAGTGA
- a CDS encoding NUDIX hydrolase, producing the protein MKRLQVVYSFIFDDQSGKVLLVKNKNHNTWSLPGGRVENVETLSEAAIREVREETGLSVEITQVLSLDELFVDGHHAILTTFQAAIKSGELLIQDIETIEEAEWVDLQTANEKIPLYNGMERFLKDAVPYTFHGELDIR; encoded by the coding sequence ATGAAACGATTACAAGTGGTGTATTCTTTTATTTTTGATGATCAATCTGGCAAGGTCTTACTTGTAAAAAACAAAAATCACAATACATGGTCTCTGCCTGGTGGCCGTGTGGAAAATGTCGAAACTCTTAGCGAGGCTGCGATCAGAGAGGTGAGGGAGGAAACCGGATTATCCGTTGAAATCACTCAGGTGCTCAGTTTAGATGAGCTATTTGTAGATGGTCATCACGCCATTCTTACTACCTTCCAAGCCGCCATCAAATCAGGTGAACTGCTCATTCAAGATATTGAGACCATTGAAGAGGCAGAGTGGGTTGATTTACAAACAGCAAATGAAAAAATTCCTCTTTATAACGGAATGGAACGTTTTCTTAAAGATGCTGTACCCTATACCTTCCACGGAGAGTTAGACATTAGATAA
- a CDS encoding PadR family transcriptional regulator gives MKRNKHLPLTETVYYILLSLLEPRHGYLVMQRVDELSEGQVKMAAGTLYGAFENLVKLHFIEPVPEQESRRKVYVITEEGKEILRLEQERMRALLSVTDQLLREEKHEEV, from the coding sequence ATGAAACGAAATAAACATTTGCCGTTAACAGAAACGGTTTATTATATTTTACTCTCTCTCTTGGAACCTCGCCATGGGTACCTAGTTATGCAACGTGTGGATGAGTTAAGTGAGGGGCAAGTAAAAATGGCAGCGGGTACTTTGTATGGGGCTTTCGAAAACTTGGTGAAGCTTCATTTTATTGAACCGGTTCCCGAACAAGAAAGCCGCAGAAAAGTATATGTAATTACAGAAGAAGGAAAAGAGATCCTAAGACTTGAGCAGGAGCGCATGAGAGCATTGCTCAGTGTGACAGATCAGCTGTTAAGGGAGGAGAAGCATGAGGAGGTTTAA
- a CDS encoding DinB family protein encodes MKKFFAYNWQVRDEWFKWCQQLTSSQLLKEMGGGAGSILYTLFHIVEVENSWIRGIQGKEDMVYSFDDYATLDKVVSLSNRLKQDHKHFIDCELLQLNEKMIQVPWETNAYTCDDIIHHIIVHEIHHIGQLSIWARRLDLSPIPAHFVGRELSH; translated from the coding sequence ATGAAGAAATTCTTTGCCTACAATTGGCAAGTCCGTGATGAATGGTTTAAATGGTGTCAGCAGCTTACTTCTAGTCAGTTGCTAAAAGAAATGGGTGGTGGCGCGGGCAGTATTTTGTATACGCTGTTCCATATCGTAGAGGTTGAAAACAGTTGGATTCGTGGAATACAAGGCAAAGAAGATATGGTGTATTCATTTGATGATTATGCAACGCTTGATAAAGTAGTCTCGTTGTCTAACCGCTTAAAACAAGATCACAAACATTTTATAGATTGTGAGTTACTTCAATTAAATGAAAAAATGATTCAAGTGCCGTGGGAAACAAATGCGTACACATGTGACGACATCATTCATCATATCATCGTACATGAGATTCATCATATTGGACAACTCTCGATATGGGCAAGGCGCTTAGATCTCAGCCCGATTCCTGCCCATTTTGTTGGGAGAGAATTGTCGCATTAA
- the argS gene encoding arginine--tRNA ligase, which translates to MMIHTQIAKAIAKTLDYILSEEEVYNLLETPKQSHLGDVAFPCFTLAKIGKKSPAIIANEIKENLKSEWIHSIEVAGAYVNIFVSQDLSGNHILNQVLTEKSQFGSKPSTGEKVLIDYSSPNIAKPFSMGHLRSTVIGHSLSHLSEKNGYDVVRINHIGDWGTQFGKLIVAYQLWGEKSLIEKEPIKELLKLYVHFHEEAKKDDALNNQARAAFKALENGDEECLTLWKWFREESLKEFETIYQLLGITFDAYTGEAFYNDKMAQVVSELQDKHLLTLSQGAYVVELEDMPPCLITKKDGATLYATRDVTAALYRHQTYQPKKTFYVVGHEQSLHFQQVFQVLKKMGYEWATSLEHVAFGMMLKDGSKMSTRKGKIVLLADVLAEAIETAKRNMNDKNASLLDKELVAKQVGVGAIIFNDLKNLRTHDLEFSLEQMMSFEGDTGPYVQYTFARISTILEKGQYQPKEDTFCSLGEQAWPIIMLLDQFPSLVEKSFDQADPSQVARYSLLLARSFNKYYAHTKILVEDNHKQTKLAFSYAVSLVLKECLRLLGIAAPSQNVINEMS; encoded by the coding sequence ATGATGATTCATACACAAATCGCAAAAGCTATTGCCAAAACGTTAGATTATATTTTATCAGAAGAGGAAGTGTACAATCTTCTTGAAACACCAAAGCAATCTCATCTTGGTGATGTTGCTTTCCCTTGCTTCACACTCGCGAAAATAGGAAAAAAATCTCCCGCCATCATAGCAAATGAAATCAAAGAGAATCTTAAAAGTGAATGGATCCACTCAATTGAAGTAGCAGGAGCCTATGTAAACATTTTTGTTAGCCAAGATTTATCTGGGAACCACATTCTCAACCAAGTTCTGACTGAGAAAAGTCAGTTTGGTTCCAAACCATCGACAGGTGAAAAAGTATTGATTGATTATTCCTCTCCAAACATTGCTAAACCATTTTCCATGGGGCACTTACGTTCAACCGTTATTGGTCACTCCCTTTCCCATCTATCAGAGAAAAATGGATACGATGTCGTTCGAATCAATCATATAGGTGACTGGGGCACTCAGTTTGGAAAACTCATTGTGGCGTATCAGTTATGGGGAGAGAAGTCGCTTATTGAGAAAGAACCCATTAAAGAATTATTAAAACTATATGTGCACTTTCATGAAGAAGCTAAGAAAGACGATGCTTTAAATAATCAAGCCCGCGCTGCCTTTAAGGCGTTAGAAAACGGAGACGAAGAATGCCTCACTCTATGGAAATGGTTCAGAGAAGAGTCCTTAAAGGAATTCGAAACCATCTACCAGCTACTTGGCATTACCTTTGACGCTTACACAGGTGAAGCTTTTTATAATGACAAAATGGCGCAGGTCGTTAGTGAATTGCAGGATAAACATTTACTTACGCTCTCTCAAGGTGCCTATGTTGTTGAACTAGAAGACATGCCGCCTTGTCTCATCACTAAAAAGGATGGGGCCACATTATACGCAACCCGTGATGTGACGGCCGCCCTATATCGCCACCAGACCTACCAACCGAAAAAAACCTTTTATGTGGTTGGTCATGAACAATCCCTACATTTTCAACAAGTGTTTCAAGTTCTTAAAAAAATGGGATATGAGTGGGCAACCAGTCTTGAGCATGTAGCATTTGGTATGATGCTAAAAGATGGATCAAAAATGTCGACGCGTAAGGGCAAGATTGTACTCTTGGCTGATGTATTAGCAGAAGCTATTGAAACAGCAAAACGTAATATGAATGATAAAAACGCGTCTCTTTTAGATAAAGAGTTGGTTGCTAAGCAGGTTGGAGTTGGTGCGATCATCTTTAATGACCTTAAAAACCTACGGACCCACGATTTAGAGTTCTCCCTTGAACAAATGATGAGTTTTGAAGGTGACACTGGACCCTATGTTCAATACACATTTGCTCGTATTTCAACGATTTTAGAAAAGGGTCAGTATCAACCAAAAGAAGATACATTCTGTTCTTTAGGTGAACAGGCATGGCCGATCATTATGCTATTAGATCAATTTCCTTCCTTAGTTGAAAAGTCATTTGACCAAGCAGACCCTTCTCAAGTTGCCAGATACAGTTTATTACTAGCACGGTCATTTAATAAGTACTACGCTCACACAAAAATTCTTGTAGAAGACAATCATAAACAAACAAAGCTAGCTTTTTCATATGCAGTCTCTCTTGTGTTAAAAGAATGCCTACGACTTCTAGGAATAGCAGCACCAAGCCAAAATGTAATAAATGAGATGAGTTAA
- a CDS encoding MFS transporter, translating to MGPSIGGFLLAYYGASFTLVVCGCLMAISTMFISVVRYKHSKSTATSETKHIKEKVFEFKERAKEGVQYLFANSSQKGSTIAAVCLSFATVFMILSIIFHSRTTLDLSEQYIGILLSFAGLGNVIGVLIMNRFKKVNWLFFLSTLLILSSVGVLCFLSSHFIVMCIGMMIFDGALSMGFVVQLSVQQGITPDSLLARVRSAMYVIAGIASICATLLAGVFTEWNSYVALIFGGLMLLLPAFYILRYKDSSVKMDQIKPIYMDGRKS from the coding sequence ATTGGCCCAAGTATTGGTGGTTTCTTACTCGCCTATTATGGGGCCAGTTTTACTCTTGTTGTATGCGGGTGTTTAATGGCGATTTCCACAATGTTCATTTCAGTTGTTAGGTATAAGCATTCGAAATCAACAGCTACTAGTGAAACGAAGCATATAAAAGAAAAAGTGTTTGAGTTTAAAGAGCGAGCAAAAGAGGGCGTTCAATATCTTTTTGCAAACTCTTCCCAAAAAGGTTCAACGATTGCTGCTGTATGTTTGAGTTTCGCCACTGTATTTATGATCTTAAGTATCATTTTTCACTCTAGAACAACTTTAGACCTATCAGAACAATATATTGGCATTTTACTATCATTTGCGGGACTAGGTAATGTGATTGGTGTACTTATTATGAATCGATTTAAGAAGGTTAATTGGCTATTTTTCTTAAGTACCTTACTCATTTTATCTTCAGTTGGTGTTTTGTGTTTTCTGTCTAGCCACTTTATCGTGATGTGCATTGGAATGATGATTTTTGATGGCGCGCTTTCAATGGGTTTTGTTGTTCAACTTTCTGTTCAGCAGGGAATTACGCCTGATTCATTGCTTGCAAGAGTAAGAAGTGCCATGTACGTCATCGCCGGTATTGCTTCCATATGTGCAACATTGTTAGCAGGAGTATTTACTGAATGGAATTCTTATGTAGCCTTAATCTTTGGTGGGTTGATGCTATTACTACCGGCTTTTTATATTCTTAGATACAAAGATAGTAGTGTGAAAATGGACCAAATTAAACCGATTTATATGGATGGAAGAAAGAGCTAG
- a CDS encoding helix-turn-helix transcriptional regulator translates to MENSIKELRKQHHLSQEALAQKLGVSRQTIISIEKGKYHPSLPLAIQIARCFGTHVEDVFHLEE, encoded by the coding sequence ATGGAAAATTCAATAAAAGAACTGCGTAAACAGCATCATTTGTCTCAAGAAGCGTTAGCTCAAAAGCTTGGTGTCTCAAGGCAAACGATCATATCGATCGAGAAGGGTAAGTACCATCCTTCATTGCCACTTGCGATTCAAATAGCAAGGTGCTTTGGCACACATGTAGAGGATGTTTTTCATCTAGAAGAGTAG
- a CDS encoding alpha/beta fold hydrolase, which yields MIKKILNILLKIIVVIVIVIGLFLAIVFIVNLISSKSEQGKIESYGQLVPVDGEHINVTIEGEGEETVVLLPGYGTAAPALDFKPLIEELSPYYRVVVVEPFGYGLSDYTEKDRTTENIVSETHEVLQNLGIDQYILMGHSIAGIYGLDYVNKYQDEVTAFVGIDTSVPTQGGMDTEFPIKTFNFLNKSGIVRLFMKLGDDPYESLPYNDETKEQMRMLTHKNFYNPSNINEMQHFESNFNAAQALDFPSDLPLLFFLEADNTDVDGWIPLHEEQVKDSDHGEVILLEGDHYLHHTQSEVMVEMVRDFLK from the coding sequence GTGATAAAAAAAATACTCAACATTCTACTTAAAATAATAGTGGTAATCGTTATAGTCATTGGACTTTTTCTAGCTATTGTTTTTATTGTTAATCTAATCAGTAGCAAATCAGAGCAAGGAAAAATAGAATCGTATGGTCAATTGGTGCCAGTAGATGGGGAACATATCAATGTAACGATTGAAGGAGAAGGCGAAGAAACAGTTGTACTTCTACCAGGCTATGGAACAGCCGCACCTGCTCTTGATTTCAAGCCATTAATCGAAGAGCTATCGCCATATTACAGAGTCGTAGTTGTTGAACCTTTTGGTTATGGATTAAGTGATTATACTGAGAAAGATCGCACGACTGAGAATATTGTAAGTGAAACCCATGAAGTATTGCAAAATCTTGGTATTGATCAATATATTCTAATGGGCCACTCGATTGCAGGCATCTATGGATTAGATTATGTGAATAAATATCAAGATGAAGTGACAGCATTTGTCGGAATCGATACGAGTGTCCCAACCCAAGGAGGCATGGATACTGAATTTCCAATCAAAACGTTTAACTTCCTAAATAAATCAGGGATCGTCAGACTATTTATGAAGCTAGGTGATGACCCATATGAATCCCTTCCATATAATGATGAAACAAAGGAACAAATGAGAATGCTTACTCATAAAAACTTTTATAATCCAAGTAACATCAACGAGATGCAGCATTTTGAATCGAATTTTAATGCCGCACAGGCTTTAGACTTCCCGTCAGACCTTCCTTTACTTTTCTTTTTAGAAGCAGATAACACAGACGTAGACGGATGGATTCCACTACATGAAGAGCAAGTAAAAGACTCTGATCACGGAGAAGTGATTTTGCTTGAAGGGGATCATTACCTACATCACACACAATCCGAAGTAATGGTTGAGATGGTACGAGACTTTCTGAAATAA
- a CDS encoding MFS transporter, producing the protein MVEKWHINENFLKLWAHNLLKILNERFRELVVPLIVLGLSGSPIVTALVLLSQQLGTVLFAIPIGTWIEKKNPIFVSSSCSMLYAVLIFSLAYIVSVDSVSPVLIACILFLIGLVGLIQQTAFQVMIPRVVGRNNLLSAHNLLKVLTLLSHLLAQVLVVSYSPIMGPVLLLLYAGV; encoded by the coding sequence ATGGTAGAGAAATGGCATATAAATGAAAATTTCTTGAAGTTATGGGCTCATAATCTATTGAAGATACTTAATGAGAGGTTTCGTGAACTTGTTGTGCCTTTAATTGTTCTAGGATTAAGTGGTTCACCGATTGTCACTGCATTAGTTCTCTTGTCACAGCAATTAGGTACCGTCTTATTTGCTATTCCGATAGGTACGTGGATTGAGAAAAAGAATCCAATCTTCGTTTCTTCAAGCTGCAGTATGCTATATGCTGTGCTCATATTTAGCCTAGCATATATTGTGAGTGTAGATAGCGTAAGCCCTGTATTGATTGCATGTATATTATTCTTAATTGGATTGGTCGGTTTAATTCAACAGACAGCATTTCAAGTGATGATTCCTAGGGTAGTTGGTCGGAACAACCTATTAAGTGCGCATAATCTGCTGAAGGTGCTGACGCTTTTGTCACACTTATTGGCCCAAGTATTGGTGGTTTCTTACTCGCCTATTATGGGGCCAGTTTTACTCTTGTTGTATGCGGGTGTTTAA
- a CDS encoding GNAT family N-acetyltransferase, with translation MKQAVQKAEANRGIEQIYLTVVSTNESAKKLYQSMGFKRYGVDKQALKLDNNVYLDEDLMVLDIKERIG, from the coding sequence ATCAAACAGGCAGTCCAGAAGGCAGAAGCAAACCGTGGAATCGAACAGATCTACTTGACCGTAGTATCAACAAACGAATCTGCCAAAAAACTCTATCAATCAATGGGTTTTAAAAGATATGGCGTCGATAAACAAGCTCTAAAGCTAGATAACAATGTCTATTTGGATGAGGATCTGATGGTTTTAGATATAAAGGAGAGAATCGGTTGA
- a CDS encoding acyltransferase family protein, whose protein sequence is MMNQTKTYYHSIDVFRLICAVAVVIVHITSQIPSNEIANWSNYYSYRYVLDIGSPFFFMAAGFILYRKSKDVGPGYLISYAKKIFSYYLIFSIFYMVARVVIEAITASIQNESIKTAILTQINQWSTINLLNGSIGSFQALTF, encoded by the coding sequence ATGATGAATCAAACAAAAACCTACTATCATTCGATTGATGTCTTTCGGTTGATCTGTGCCGTTGCTGTTGTCATCGTGCATATCACTTCACAAATTCCTAGTAATGAAATTGCCAATTGGAGCAATTATTATAGTTATCGGTATGTATTAGATATTGGTAGCCCATTCTTTTTTATGGCTGCTGGTTTTATTCTTTATCGTAAAAGTAAAGACGTTGGCCCTGGGTATCTTATTTCATATGCTAAAAAGATCTTTAGCTATTATTTAATCTTTTCAATCTTTTATATGGTTGCTCGAGTGGTGATAGAAGCGATAACCGCGAGTATTCAAAATGAATCTATCAAAACCGCCATATTAACTCAAATCAATCAATGGAGCACAATCAATCTACTAAATGGTTCAATTGGGTCCTTCCAAGCTCTTACTTTTTAG
- a CDS encoding DUF2812 domain-containing protein — protein MRRFKYFWNFTDEEQWLNEMARDGKHFMYRSFGYRFEKGEPKDTTYKTDYRMFKKKADFDDYEMLFEDSGWQRLPCPRRNGHQYFKRVRDDASDDIFSDQTSKAARYKRLSELFYNQFIMFLPILVVFIFTNNNLNALNLMNPIDWYLTPELWERTGSAFWRAFLFETPFALLRGLTFYLVLFCFLFYGYYYWKAKKQYEKESKIF, from the coding sequence ATGAGGAGGTTTAAATATTTTTGGAACTTTACAGATGAAGAACAATGGTTAAATGAAATGGCACGTGATGGTAAGCATTTTATGTACCGTTCATTTGGGTATCGTTTTGAAAAAGGAGAGCCTAAGGATACAACGTATAAAACCGATTATCGAATGTTTAAGAAAAAAGCAGATTTTGATGATTACGAAATGTTATTCGAAGACAGTGGATGGCAGAGACTCCCTTGTCCAAGAAGAAATGGTCACCAATATTTTAAAAGGGTACGTGATGATGCTTCTGATGATATTTTTTCTGATCAAACGTCAAAGGCAGCTAGATATAAACGGCTTTCTGAACTGTTTTATAATCAGTTCATTATGTTTTTGCCAATCCTAGTTGTATTCATTTTTACGAATAATAATTTAAATGCTTTAAACTTAATGAATCCAATAGATTGGTATTTAACACCGGAACTATGGGAACGGACAGGATCAGCGTTTTGGCGAGCATTTTTATTTGAGACTCCGTTTGCTTTATTGAGAGGCTTAACGTTTTATCTTGTATTATTTTGCTTTCTCTTTTATGGCTATTACTATTGGAAAGCAAAAAAACAATATGAAAAAGAATCGAAAATATTCTAA